The sequence TGTCCACCCAGCACGCGCCCGACATCCCTCAGAGTGCCATCCGCGAGGCGGTGATCGACGAAATCATCCTCAAGGTCCTCCCGCGGGAATGGATCCACAAGGACACCCGGTTCTACGTCAACCCCACCGGCCAGTTCGTCATCGGCGGACCCGTGGGGGACTGCGGCCTCACGGGACGCAAGATCATCGTCGACACCTACGGCGGCATGGCCCGCCACGGCGGCGGCTGCTTCAGCGGCAAGGACCCCACCAAGGTGGACCGCTCCGCCGCCTACATGGGCCGCTACGTGGCCAAGAACATCGTCGCCGCCGGACTTGCCGAGCGCTGCGAGATCCAGGTTTCCTACGCCATCGGCGTGGCCGAGCCGACCTCGATCACCATCGAAACCTTCGGTACCGGCAAGATCGCTGAATCCCGCATGGTGGAGATCGTGCGCGAACACTTCGATCTGCGCCCGCGCGGCCTGATCGAGGAGCTTGATCTGCTCAGGCCGATCTACCGCAAGACCGCCGCCTACGGCCACTTCGGTCGCAGCGAGTCCGAATTCACCTGGGAGCGCACCGACAAGGCCGAGGCTTTGCGCGACGCCGCCGGTCTGCCGCCCCGTTCCTGAACCTGCTTCTTGAGGAAATCACCATGAACCAGCCCGCTGCCAACCTGCAACCGGATTACAAAGTCGCCGACATCTCCCTGGCCGACTGGGGCCGCAAGGAGATC comes from Methylomarinovum tepidoasis and encodes:
- the metK gene encoding methionine adenosyltransferase, producing MSQDFIFTSESVSEGHPDKIADQISDAMLDAILAQDPKGRVACETLVKTGMVLLAGEITTSAWVDAEQLVREVVRDIGYDDPAIGFDWQSCAVLQAIGKQSPDIAMGVDEAENKDLGAGDQGLMFGYACDETEVLMPAPIYYAHRLVQRQAELRKAKVLPWLRPDAKSQVTLRYEDNRPVAADAIVLSTQHAPDIPQSAIREAVIDEIILKVLPREWIHKDTRFYVNPTGQFVIGGPVGDCGLTGRKIIVDTYGGMARHGGGCFSGKDPTKVDRSAAYMGRYVAKNIVAAGLAERCEIQVSYAIGVAEPTSITIETFGTGKIAESRMVEIVREHFDLRPRGLIEELDLLRPIYRKTAAYGHFGRSESEFTWERTDKAEALRDAAGLPPRS